The sequence below is a genomic window from Cloacibacillus sp..
TAAACGGAACCATGCTGCAAGTGATAGTCTTTGCGCTCTTCCTCGGGGTAGCCGCGACGCTCATCGGAGAAAAAGGCAAAGCCTTCCTCTCCTTCAACGCCTCACTGGCCGAGGTGATGTTCAAAGTGACGGCCATCGTAATGCGGATGGCCCCCTACGGCATATTCGCGCTCATCGCCGTCACTGCGGCGAAATACGGCCCATCCGTGCTCGCTCCGTTCGCAAAGGTGATTGTAGCCGTCTACCTGGGCTGCATACTGCAGATAGTCTTTGTATACTCGGGCCTTATCGCTACAGTAGTACGTAAAAGCCCGCTGTGGTTCTTCAAAGGAGTCCGTGAAGCTATGCTTGCGGCCTACGTCACAAGGACTAGCTCCGGCGTGCTGCCCATCTCTATGGCAAACGTCCAGAACAACCTTGGCGTAAGCGAAGACGTATCGTCATTCGTGCTGCCGCTCGGCGCCACCATCAACATGG
It includes:
- a CDS encoding dicarboxylate/amino acid:cation symporter, giving the protein MSDRKMSLMTKIGIGFITGLILGFIIGPMASSSSILTNVVLPVLELIGNIFLSFLKMLIVPLVFSSIIMGASSIGDPKVLGRIGLKTVALYLSTTVVAIIIGLILGNIIQPGQGMAIEGVKAATKEAESIFSVILNMIPANPLMALVNGTMLQVIVFALFLGVAATLIGEKGKAFLSFNASLAEVMFKVTAIVMRMAPYGIFALIAVTAAKYGPSVLAPFAKVIVAVYLGCILQIVFVYSGLIATVVRKSPLWFFKGVREAMLAAYVTRTSSGVLPISMANVQNNLGVSEDVSSFVLPLGATINM